In one window of Ignatzschineria indica DNA:
- a CDS encoding MDR family oxidoreductase → MFQALYLQDTPSFSCSLTSVTLDELHREEGDTLVEVEYSTLNYKDALAITNQGKIARRFPMIPGIDLAGRVLETQSDAVKVGDQVFINGLGLGESHYGGLSERAYLKGEQLLHLPDNYTSFDVMAFGTAGYTAALSVARLLELGLTPEGGEILVSGATGGVGMVAIMLLSQLDFEAVALTSKIDQPEFFTQIGAKRVEDARSYYEAGRVLQKGQYQGAIDVLGSIPLVNICAQIQYGGVVAACGLARGMDLPGSVAPFILRGVTLAGIDSVMAPRSARLKAWKLLSENICSAEIRSQVDEITLQEAIPTAKKMIAGQIRGRYVVKI, encoded by the coding sequence ATGTTTCAAGCCCTCTATCTGCAGGATACCCCAAGTTTTAGCTGTTCTCTTACATCCGTTACACTCGATGAACTCCACCGTGAGGAGGGAGATACATTGGTTGAGGTTGAGTATTCGACGCTTAACTATAAAGATGCATTAGCAATCACTAATCAGGGGAAGATCGCCCGCCGTTTCCCAATGATTCCGGGGATTGATCTTGCCGGTCGTGTTTTAGAGACGCAATCAGATGCGGTAAAGGTAGGAGATCAGGTATTTATCAACGGATTAGGTTTAGGTGAGAGTCATTATGGCGGCTTAAGTGAGAGAGCTTATCTTAAGGGGGAACAGCTTTTACATCTGCCCGACAACTATACCTCTTTTGATGTAATGGCATTCGGGACAGCCGGATATACTGCGGCACTTTCAGTCGCAAGATTATTAGAACTAGGTTTAACGCCGGAAGGAGGAGAGATCCTTGTATCTGGTGCGACAGGAGGAGTAGGGATGGTTGCTATCATGCTTCTCTCTCAATTAGATTTTGAGGCGGTAGCGCTCACTTCGAAAATAGATCAACCGGAGTTTTTCACTCAGATTGGGGCTAAACGAGTTGAAGATGCGCGAAGCTATTATGAGGCAGGGCGCGTACTACAGAAGGGGCAATACCAAGGTGCGATTGATGTTTTAGGCTCGATCCCGCTTGTTAATATCTGTGCGCAGATTCAATATGGTGGTGTTGTTGCCGCTTGCGGTTTAGCGCGTGGAATGGATCTTCCTGGAAGTGTGGCACCTTTTATTCTGCGCGGTGTTACACTTGCCGGTATTGATAGTGTAATGGCCCCCCGATCGGCACGACTCAAAGCGTGGAAACTCTTGAGTGAGAATATTTGTAGCGCAGAGATTCGCTCGCAGGTTGATGAGATCACCTTACAAGAGGCGATACCTACTGCTAAGAAGATGATTGCCGGTCAAATTCGGGGGCGATATGTTGTTAAGATTTAG
- a CDS encoding flavin reductase produces the protein MKEIVIDHHQDIKKSFRDAMAQLGAGVNIITTNGAMGRCGLTATAVVSITDTPPTMLVSINQNSASNAAFKAHNRMAVNILSAEQQEAAEYFGGMHPVSMEERFERFEFTEGPSDLPLLKGALANLEGRVTATYEVGTHTLFILELDYMAISDDQNAGLLYFNRQFRQIDK, from the coding sequence ATGAAAGAGATAGTGATTGATCACCATCAAGATATAAAAAAGAGCTTTAGAGATGCCATGGCGCAACTCGGTGCCGGCGTTAATATTATCACAACAAATGGCGCAATGGGCCGGTGTGGCTTAACGGCAACAGCGGTTGTCTCCATCACTGATACACCTCCGACAATGCTTGTCTCGATCAATCAAAATAGTGCCAGCAACGCCGCCTTTAAAGCTCACAATCGTATGGCAGTCAATATCTTAAGCGCTGAACAGCAAGAAGCTGCAGAATATTTTGGCGGTATGCATCCCGTCTCAATGGAAGAGCGTTTTGAACGCTTTGAGTTTACAGAAGGACCTTCTGATCTGCCTCTGCTTAAGGGGGCTTTAGCTAATTTAGAGGGGCGCGTCACTGCAACTTATGAAGTTGGTACTCATACTCTCTTTATTCTTGAACTCGATTATATGGCAATTAGTGATGATCAGAATGCAGGGCTTCTATATTTCAATCGCCAATTTCGCCAGATTGATAAATAG
- a CDS encoding DUF726 domain-containing protein has protein sequence MKRDLGRKDKRKIDNKTYKVQQKETIERELEEAEIAETLENRYCSWCLNKRDHQLIEAHRLRRSIYQCVECGNYTVQCRFCDNMAKGADKKSFGKLFSWDNERCAEHDGSIIRFAPLDPPLKDITEYKRLLSLENKSYSFGATIGKHLLSEYFTDDERFEIIRLSKSSPKSGKEERSASQNRAHRAIVINGFLKEHDKIFEDWCRAFELIPDNIEIYGLTWASKNVADFTRSLLSPKFGNILSKKLFLAQLAYSAITNPWHVSMKKAADTGEILGNILYQCKEGPYTLIAHSLGCRVIFYALELLKYHPEMKINNVILLGGAVDNNAQEWEDLTAAISGKIYNCHSIHDATLHTTYAIANIKLSRPIGYYPIESDSERIINIDCSDIIKAHTAWKDHYPEVYQRIISKTGSNSPT, from the coding sequence ATGAAGCGAGATTTAGGGCGGAAAGATAAACGGAAAATTGATAATAAAACCTATAAGGTGCAGCAGAAAGAGACGATTGAGAGGGAACTTGAAGAGGCGGAAATAGCAGAGACGTTAGAGAATCGTTACTGCTCATGGTGCCTCAATAAGAGAGATCATCAGCTGATAGAGGCCCATCGCTTACGTAGAAGCATCTATCAATGTGTTGAATGTGGCAATTACACCGTACAGTGCCGATTTTGTGACAATATGGCGAAAGGGGCTGATAAGAAGAGCTTTGGAAAACTCTTTTCTTGGGATAATGAACGCTGTGCAGAGCATGATGGTTCGATCATTCGCTTTGCACCGCTCGATCCCCCACTTAAAGATATTACCGAATATAAACGATTACTCTCCCTTGAGAATAAAAGCTACAGTTTTGGGGCGACAATCGGCAAACACCTTCTTAGTGAATATTTTACCGATGATGAGCGCTTTGAAATTATTCGATTGAGTAAATCATCCCCAAAAAGTGGGAAAGAGGAGAGATCAGCATCTCAAAATAGAGCTCACCGCGCAATTGTGATTAATGGGTTTCTAAAAGAGCACGATAAAATTTTTGAAGATTGGTGCCGTGCTTTTGAGCTTATTCCCGATAATATTGAGATCTATGGCTTAACATGGGCATCAAAGAATGTGGCAGATTTTACCCGCTCACTTCTCTCCCCTAAGTTTGGAAATATTCTCTCTAAAAAACTTTTTTTAGCGCAACTTGCCTATAGCGCCATTACCAACCCGTGGCATGTCTCGATGAAGAAGGCTGCAGATACCGGGGAGATTTTAGGAAATATCCTCTATCAATGTAAAGAGGGGCCTTACACCTTAATTGCACACTCTTTAGGTTGCCGTGTCATCTTCTATGCACTTGAGCTTCTCAAATACCATCCTGAAATGAAGATCAATAATGTGATTCTTTTAGGAGGAGCGGTCGATAATAATGCTCAAGAGTGGGAAGATTTAACCGCCGCTATTAGTGGCAAGATCTACAATTGTCACTCTATTCACGATGCAACGCTCCATACCACTTACGCAATTGCCAATATCAAACTGAGTAGACCGATTGGTTACTACCCTATTGAGAGCGATAGTGAGCGAATTATTAATATTGATTGCAGCGATATTATCAAAGCACACACAGCGTGGAAGGATCATTACCCAGAGGTCTATCAACGTATTATTAGCAAGACCGGCTCAAATTCCCCCACATAA
- the uvrD gene encoding DNA helicase II, which yields MSYLEQLNESQYEAVTAPLGPVRVLAGAGSGKTRVLISRIAWLLETEQAEPFGILAVTFTNKAAFEMRTRLEDTLKFSLRGMWIGTFHSLCHRILRLHHRDAGLIENFQILDSDDQVRLCRRVIRARGLDEKLYQPRVLANFINGHKEEGRRAQHIEVYNDAFTKNLVQLYHDYQTLCEQSGLVDFSEILLRTVELLRTHQAILNHYQERFKFVLVDEFQDTNSVQYAWLQLLSGKHHNLFVVGDDDQSIYGWRGAKVENILHFDTHFEGVTTVRLEQNYRSTKAILEAANHVIEKNDTRLEKRLWTDNESTQPIILYRGTDGYDEARFVVETIKERLKEGYQKSDIAILYRSNAQSRLFEELLLRGQIPYRVYGGLRFFDRAEIKDIMAYLRMVVNPNDDVSLERSMTTPPKGIGQATIETIREYAAQQRISLWESMQHLLEGQQLSTRAHNVLLAYSEQIHDLMQKVEEMKLDQFFAYAIEQSGLKAQYKKEPLNRGEDRIDNLNELITAAEYFMMSDQVELAFSDDPVDIQSLTTREQLDAFMGQTSLDSSDAQAEAGEDSIQLMTLHASKGLEFPIVFLVGMEDGMFPSDASIQEADRLEEERRLAYVGITRAEKVLYLLGAEQRMIYGKTLRMPPSRFIRDIPSHLVEMIGPAIAIRQTLPSSKAGKREQFEDNIDGYKIGQFVSHPKFGDGVIQGFEGVGASTRVIVEFSESGRKVLVLSFANLKIL from the coding sequence ATGAGTTATTTAGAACAATTAAATGAGAGTCAATATGAAGCAGTGACTGCACCGCTTGGGCCTGTTCGCGTATTGGCGGGTGCAGGATCGGGGAAGACGCGTGTTTTAATCTCTAGAATCGCTTGGTTATTAGAGACTGAGCAAGCAGAGCCTTTTGGTATTTTGGCGGTTACCTTTACCAATAAGGCAGCATTTGAGATGCGTACGCGATTAGAGGATACTCTTAAATTTTCATTAAGAGGTATGTGGATCGGCACCTTTCACTCCCTCTGTCATCGTATTTTGCGCCTTCATCATCGCGATGCAGGATTGATTGAAAATTTCCAAATTCTTGATAGTGATGACCAAGTGCGTCTCTGTCGCCGCGTTATTCGGGCAAGGGGCTTAGATGAGAAGCTCTATCAGCCACGTGTATTAGCCAATTTTATTAATGGGCATAAAGAAGAGGGGCGTCGAGCGCAACATATCGAGGTCTATAATGATGCCTTTACCAAAAATCTCGTCCAGCTCTATCACGATTATCAGACACTGTGTGAACAGTCGGGGCTCGTTGATTTTTCAGAGATACTTTTAAGAACAGTAGAGCTCCTTCGAACCCATCAAGCAATCTTAAATCACTATCAAGAGCGCTTTAAGTTTGTCTTAGTCGATGAGTTTCAAGATACCAATAGTGTGCAATATGCTTGGTTACAGCTACTCTCCGGCAAGCATCATAATCTCTTTGTTGTGGGGGATGATGATCAGTCAATCTATGGCTGGCGGGGAGCAAAAGTGGAGAATATTCTCCATTTCGATACGCATTTTGAGGGGGTAACAACTGTTCGATTAGAGCAGAATTACCGCTCTACTAAGGCGATCTTAGAGGCGGCCAACCATGTTATTGAGAAGAATGATACCCGTTTAGAGAAGCGGCTCTGGACCGATAATGAGTCGACACAACCGATCATTCTCTATCGTGGAACCGATGGTTATGATGAGGCGCGTTTTGTTGTGGAGACCATTAAAGAGCGATTAAAAGAGGGATATCAGAAATCGGATATTGCAATTCTCTACCGCTCAAATGCGCAATCTCGACTCTTTGAGGAGCTGTTACTGCGTGGACAGATCCCTTATCGAGTCTATGGTGGTCTACGCTTCTTCGATCGTGCGGAGATCAAAGATATTATGGCTTATCTGCGCATGGTGGTAAATCCCAACGATGATGTCTCGCTTGAACGCAGTATGACTACACCGCCAAAAGGAATTGGGCAAGCGACGATTGAGACGATTCGAGAATATGCCGCACAGCAGAGAATCTCTCTTTGGGAGTCGATGCAGCATCTTCTTGAGGGGCAGCAGCTTAGCACAAGGGCTCATAATGTTCTTCTTGCCTATAGTGAGCAGATTCATGATCTTATGCAGAAAGTTGAAGAGATGAAGCTCGATCAATTCTTTGCTTACGCTATTGAGCAGAGCGGATTAAAAGCACAATATAAGAAGGAACCACTCAATCGAGGAGAAGATCGGATCGATAACCTCAATGAGCTCATCACAGCAGCAGAGTACTTTATGATGAGTGACCAGGTGGAGTTAGCTTTTAGTGATGATCCTGTGGATATTCAATCCTTAACGACAAGAGAGCAACTCGATGCCTTTATGGGGCAGACATCACTCGATTCTAGTGATGCGCAGGCGGAAGCAGGAGAGGATTCAATTCAATTGATGACGCTCCATGCCTCAAAAGGTTTGGAGTTTCCCATTGTCTTTTTAGTAGGGATGGAAGATGGCATGTTCCCAAGTGATGCTTCCATTCAAGAGGCTGATCGTTTAGAGGAGGAGCGCCGATTGGCATATGTTGGTATTACTCGGGCAGAAAAGGTTCTCTACCTTTTAGGGGCAGAGCAGCGGATGATCTATGGTAAGACGCTCCGGATGCCACCCTCCCGTTTTATCCGAGATATACCCTCTCATCTTGTTGAGATGATCGGTCCGGCGATTGCGATTCGACAAACATTACCTAGTAGTAAGGCTGGGAAGCGAGAACAGTTTGAAGATAATATTGATGGATATAAGATTGGTCAGTTTGTCTCTCACCCCAAATTTGGTGATGGTGTGATTCAAGGATTTGAGGGGGTTGGCGCAAGTACCCGAGTGATCGTAGAATTCTCCGAATCAGGACGTAAGGTTTTAGTTTTAAGCTTTGCTAATTTAAAGATTTTATAA
- the cysZ gene encoding sulfate transporter CysZ, which produces MSQKEINRNRRDRSRKTGFHYFLEGFSIMMQPGLKRFVFLPIVVNIFILGGAFIWLYFQIDGWIAAILDYLPNWLHWLHFILWPLILFSIVLVFGYFFSTVANIIASPFNSLLAEKVEEERSGVPAVDLSWAAFAKDIPRMIHRELVRLGYYLPRALLILVLSFIPVINIAAPVLWFVFASWMMVIQYCDYAFDNHKISFPDMKNRLGKDRLFNLPFGALVSLLTMIPIINLFIMPAAVCGATAMWVDRYRADYC; this is translated from the coding sequence ATGAGTCAGAAAGAGATCAATCGAAATAGGAGAGATCGAAGTAGAAAAACAGGCTTTCACTACTTCTTAGAGGGTTTTTCCATCATGATGCAGCCGGGATTGAAACGTTTTGTCTTTCTCCCGATTGTTGTCAATATCTTTATTCTTGGAGGTGCTTTTATCTGGCTCTACTTCCAGATCGATGGTTGGATCGCCGCGATTTTAGATTATCTCCCTAACTGGCTTCATTGGCTCCACTTTATCCTCTGGCCACTTATCCTCTTCTCGATCGTACTCGTTTTTGGGTATTTTTTTAGTACTGTCGCAAACATTATCGCCTCCCCTTTCAATAGCCTACTGGCCGAGAAGGTAGAAGAAGAGCGATCTGGCGTGCCGGCAGTAGATCTCTCATGGGCCGCTTTTGCTAAAGATATACCGAGAATGATCCATCGAGAATTGGTTCGTTTAGGTTACTATCTTCCCCGTGCGCTTCTAATCTTAGTGCTCTCCTTCATTCCCGTTATCAATATTGCAGCGCCGGTACTTTGGTTTGTTTTTGCCTCTTGGATGATGGTGATTCAGTATTGTGATTATGCTTTTGATAATCATAAGATCTCTTTTCCTGACATGAAAAATCGCCTTGGAAAGGATCGTCTCTTCAACCTCCCATTTGGCGCTTTAGTCTCACTCTTAACGATGATTCCTATTATCAATCTCTTTATTATGCCCGCAGCTGTCTGTGGGGCAACAGCAATGTGGGTTGATCGATATCGCGCAGATTATTGTTAA
- the dfrI gene encoding trimethoprim-resistant dihydrofolate reductase DfrI, whose product MNQNRDDHNRTVDREKTAEKRGENQCIISLILAMADNGTIGDKNALPWHLPNDLQFFKKSTMGKPIVMGRKTYQSIGRPLPGRTNVVISRSLEKETLPGCLIYSDLSVAIEALKKEPEVEEIMIMGGAQIYRAALPMMDRLYLTHVHANIEGDTQMPPFDFSHATLIFEEKHHKDEKNRYDYTFEIWDFKK is encoded by the coding sequence ATGAATCAGAACAGAGACGACCATAATCGTACAGTAGATAGAGAAAAAACAGCAGAGAAAAGAGGAGAAAACCAGTGCATCATCTCCCTAATCTTAGCAATGGCAGATAATGGCACAATTGGTGATAAGAATGCCCTACCGTGGCATCTTCCTAATGATCTGCAATTTTTTAAAAAGAGCACTATGGGAAAGCCGATTGTTATGGGCCGAAAAACTTACCAATCGATCGGCCGACCACTTCCCGGCAGAACTAATGTTGTAATCTCCCGCTCTTTAGAGAAGGAAACTCTCCCCGGATGCTTAATCTATTCCGATCTCTCAGTTGCGATAGAGGCACTTAAAAAAGAGCCCGAGGTTGAAGAGATTATGATTATGGGGGGCGCGCAGATCTATAGAGCTGCTCTTCCTATGATGGATCGACTCTATCTTACCCATGTACATGCCAATATCGAAGGGGATACCCAGATGCCCCCCTTTGATTTTAGCCATGCAACCCTCATCTTTGAAGAGAAGCATCATAAAGATGAGAAGAATCGATATGATTACACCTTTGAGATTTGGGACTTCAAAAAATAG
- a CDS encoding acyl-CoA thioesterase: protein MIDTKTPTRELSMTVLMTPDMVNFSGNIHGGNILKLLDQVAYACASQYAGSYVVTLSVDKVVFKQPIYVQELVTFHANVNYVGRTSMEIGIRVEAKNIKTREVRHTNSCYFTMVAINDNGTPTPVPKLEIRNRTDQRRFDNAVLRLNSRLAFDKAQIKEEDEE from the coding sequence ATGATTGATACAAAAACACCCACACGTGAACTCAGTATGACTGTCTTAATGACACCGGATATGGTTAACTTTTCAGGAAATATTCATGGGGGCAATATTCTTAAGCTCCTCGACCAAGTCGCCTATGCTTGTGCGAGCCAATATGCGGGATCCTATGTTGTTACCCTTTCGGTCGATAAAGTGGTCTTTAAACAACCCATCTATGTTCAAGAGCTTGTTACATTCCATGCAAACGTCAACTATGTTGGGCGCACTTCTATGGAGATTGGTATCCGTGTTGAAGCCAAAAACATTAAGACTCGTGAAGTACGCCACACAAATAGCTGCTATTTCACTATGGTTGCGATCAATGATAATGGCACTCCGACCCCCGTGCCAAAATTAGAGATTCGTAATCGCACCGATCAACGTCGCTTTGATAATGCGGTACTTCGCCTCAACTCTCGCTTAGCATTTGATAAAGCGCAGATCAAAGAGGAAGATGAAGAGTAA